The following proteins are encoded in a genomic region of Microbacterium sp. NC79:
- a CDS encoding LacI family DNA-binding transcriptional regulator, translating to MAMVAASAGVSGQTVSRVVNGSPRVDPETRTRVEAAMAELGYRPHRAARALRTGRSHTIGVVVTTLTTVGNSRMLQATAEAAAERGYALTLVTASNGVGTALASLAEQEVDGAIVLNEASAQITAAALPRDLRLVVIDAPKDAHVAAVHSDHSGGAFAATTHLLRRGYDTVHHLAGPADSFAAAERERGWREALAAAGMPAPEPVRGDWSAESGYAAGTALRTAPAVFCANDQMALGLLRAFADAGRDVPGEVGVIGFDDVPDAANYRPPLTTIRQDFTALAHRAVEALISGIEGTSDSRSAIVIGTTLITRESSR from the coding sequence ATGGCGATGGTGGCTGCCAGTGCCGGCGTATCCGGGCAGACGGTGTCGCGCGTCGTGAACGGGAGCCCCCGGGTCGACCCAGAAACCCGCACGCGTGTCGAAGCCGCCATGGCCGAGCTCGGATACCGCCCGCATCGCGCCGCACGCGCTCTGCGCACCGGCCGATCGCACACAATCGGCGTCGTCGTGACAACACTCACCACCGTCGGCAACTCACGCATGCTGCAAGCCACGGCCGAAGCCGCCGCAGAACGCGGCTACGCGCTCACCCTCGTCACCGCATCTAATGGCGTCGGCACCGCCCTCGCCTCTCTTGCTGAACAGGAGGTCGACGGTGCGATCGTGCTGAATGAAGCCTCCGCACAAATCACTGCAGCGGCCCTCCCCCGCGACTTGCGACTCGTCGTTATCGACGCGCCGAAGGACGCTCACGTCGCGGCCGTGCACAGCGATCACTCCGGTGGCGCATTCGCCGCGACAACGCACCTCCTGCGGCGGGGATACGACACCGTGCATCACCTGGCTGGCCCCGCCGATTCGTTCGCTGCCGCGGAGCGCGAGCGCGGATGGCGGGAGGCATTGGCCGCTGCGGGCATGCCAGCACCGGAACCAGTGCGCGGCGATTGGAGCGCCGAGTCGGGTTACGCCGCGGGAACAGCATTGCGCACAGCGCCCGCCGTGTTCTGCGCGAATGACCAGATGGCACTCGGCCTCTTACGAGCCTTTGCGGATGCCGGCCGAGACGTGCCCGGTGAAGTGGGAGTCATCGGTTTTGACGATGTTCCCGATGCTGCCAACTACCGACCGCCCCTCACCACCATCCGTCAGGACTTCACGGCTCTCGCTCATCGAGCGGTCGAGGCCCTCATTTCCGGCATCGAAGGCACCAGCGACTCGCGTAGCGCGATCGTGATCGGAACGACTCTCATCACACGAGAAAGTAGCCGCTAA
- a CDS encoding IclR family transcriptional regulator: protein MEAVLQSADALDADSRTSIGKALDLLRAFGDDAHDGLGVSELARRAQLSKSTAHRILGSMESGGAIARVGKLYRRGALFTQMQASPRRMQHDWIRELLTPHIAELYASTGFTTHLAVLDGSDVVYLNKLQDTRSSRSPVRIGGRAPAYSTAVGKAMLAFNAPALRRLQDVEFVKWTPATVSNQRELSQELSRIRLDGHAIDRGETVSTIRCVAAPVPGLDGKAVAAISLSWDAGVAGTENLAQSVHKAARAASRALTVAHLDQMQLRKAAATATR from the coding sequence ATGGAAGCTGTACTGCAATCGGCAGACGCGTTGGACGCGGACAGCCGCACCTCGATTGGCAAGGCGTTAGACCTCCTTCGAGCATTTGGCGATGATGCGCACGATGGGCTCGGCGTCTCCGAACTCGCTCGTCGCGCACAGCTCAGCAAATCGACGGCGCACCGCATTTTGGGGTCGATGGAGTCCGGCGGCGCAATCGCACGCGTCGGCAAGCTCTATCGTCGCGGCGCGCTTTTCACGCAAATGCAGGCCTCACCTCGGCGCATGCAACACGACTGGATCCGGGAGCTCCTGACGCCACACATTGCTGAACTTTACGCGTCGACGGGCTTCACGACGCACCTTGCCGTGCTTGATGGTTCCGACGTGGTGTACCTCAACAAGCTGCAGGACACGCGCTCGTCACGCTCGCCTGTGCGCATCGGCGGACGTGCCCCGGCATACTCCACCGCGGTCGGTAAGGCGATGCTGGCGTTCAATGCGCCTGCGCTCCGGCGTCTGCAGGACGTTGAGTTCGTGAAATGGACGCCAGCAACGGTCTCGAATCAGCGCGAATTGTCGCAGGAGCTGTCGCGCATCCGTCTTGACGGCCACGCGATTGATCGAGGTGAGACGGTCAGCACTATCCGCTGTGTCGCCGCACCCGTTCCGGGACTCGACGGTAAGGCCGTTGCCGCGATCTCGTTGTCGTGGGATGCCGGTGTGGCAGGAACGGAAAACCTGGCCCAAAGCGTGCACAAGGCAGCCCGTGCCGCGTCGCGCGCGCTCACCGTTGCTCACCTTGACCAGATGCAGTTGCGAAAGGCCGCAGCGACGGCCACCCGATAG
- a CDS encoding alpha/beta fold hydrolase, with protein sequence MAETPQTPFTFENTARFVQTPGFRLHYHDAGSGDVVLFLHGSGPGATGWSNFRLNIEAIAKTHRVLLLDQPGWGESGAFESAPGGHLQAITEFLDTLGIERVSLVGNSMGGINAIEFTMTHPERVDKLITMGAPDMSHPNVFSPGGFSLGLQAVYHGYVERTPAVYRRLVDVMTFGDAFLDDDLIAERLQSALNHEEHLDAFLKRGSAPRIGPEWTQATVAAITQPTLLIHGRDDQVVPYEATLRLLTMIPNSRALLFNQCGHWAQLEKADEFNRVVSGFLREA encoded by the coding sequence ATGGCGGAAACTCCGCAGACGCCGTTCACGTTTGAGAACACCGCTCGTTTTGTGCAGACGCCCGGATTTCGGTTGCACTATCACGACGCCGGATCGGGAGATGTTGTTCTCTTCCTCCACGGAAGCGGCCCAGGTGCAACCGGCTGGAGCAACTTCCGTCTGAATATTGAGGCGATCGCAAAAACCCACCGCGTCCTGCTGCTCGATCAGCCAGGCTGGGGTGAGTCCGGCGCCTTTGAGAGTGCCCCGGGCGGACACCTGCAGGCGATCACTGAGTTTCTCGACACGCTCGGTATCGAGCGCGTCTCGCTCGTTGGCAACTCGATGGGCGGCATCAACGCCATCGAGTTCACGATGACGCACCCCGAACGCGTAGACAAGCTCATCACGATGGGGGCGCCGGACATGTCGCACCCCAACGTGTTCTCTCCCGGCGGCTTCTCGCTCGGGCTCCAGGCCGTCTATCACGGCTACGTTGAGCGCACCCCTGCCGTCTACCGTCGCCTCGTCGATGTGATGACCTTTGGTGACGCTTTCCTCGACGATGACCTCATCGCGGAGCGACTGCAGTCCGCTCTCAACCACGAAGAGCACCTCGACGCGTTCTTGAAGCGTGGTTCCGCCCCTCGCATTGGACCGGAGTGGACCCAGGCGACGGTCGCGGCAATCACGCAGCCGACGCTGCTGATTCATGGTCGTGACGATCAGGTGGTTCCGTACGAGGCGACCCTGCGCCTGCTCACTATGATCCCCAACTCTCGTGCGCTGCTTTTCAACCAGTGCGGCCACTGGGCCCAGCTGGAAAAGGCTGACGAATTCAACCGGGTCGTATCTGGCTTCCTCCGCGAAGCCTGA
- the galT gene encoding galactose-1-phosphate uridylyltransferase has protein sequence MNTRQETSTLSAGIVRRATTLADGRELIYYDDRDTTLGAERAVDARTLDPRPETSSMRLDVLTGDWITVAANRQNRVMMPGADADPLAPQTPTNPSEVPSVYDVAVFENKSPAFGPALLHATGEAPIAADPPLSLGDLATLGLGRTRNAIGRCEVVCFSPEHSGSFGTQSVTRARTVIEAWADRTAALSRLPGVQQVFPFENRGEAIGVTLPHPHGQIYAYPYITPRTSRVLESIASTGPDLFQRILDFERASERIIFEGEHWSAFVPFAARWPLEVHLMPHRHVPDFAATSEAERDELAHLYLRLLRGVDALYDTPTPYIAAWHQAPVNVGRDTVRLHLQLTSPRRAADKMKYLAGSEAAMWAWAAEVTPEQGAKRLREAIERAHA, from the coding sequence GTGAACACGCGTCAGGAAACAAGTACGCTCTCCGCTGGCATCGTCCGGCGCGCCACCACTTTGGCTGATGGGCGCGAGCTCATCTACTACGACGACCGCGACACCACACTGGGAGCCGAACGCGCCGTCGACGCACGCACGCTTGATCCCCGTCCTGAAACCTCATCCATGCGTCTCGACGTGCTCACCGGTGACTGGATCACCGTCGCCGCCAACCGCCAGAACCGCGTCATGATGCCTGGCGCTGATGCTGACCCGCTGGCACCGCAGACCCCCACCAACCCCTCCGAGGTTCCGTCGGTCTATGACGTCGCCGTGTTTGAAAACAAGTCACCCGCGTTTGGGCCTGCGCTGTTGCACGCCACAGGCGAAGCGCCGATCGCCGCCGACCCGCCGCTGAGCCTGGGAGACTTGGCCACTCTGGGCCTGGGCCGCACGCGTAACGCCATCGGGCGATGCGAAGTGGTGTGCTTCAGCCCGGAGCACTCCGGTTCGTTTGGCACGCAGTCTGTCACTCGAGCCCGCACAGTCATCGAGGCCTGGGCTGATCGCACCGCGGCCCTGTCGCGCCTGCCCGGTGTGCAGCAGGTCTTTCCGTTTGAAAACCGCGGTGAAGCGATTGGTGTCACGCTCCCACACCCGCACGGCCAGATTTACGCCTACCCCTACATAACCCCGCGCACATCGCGCGTGCTCGAGAGCATCGCGAGTACCGGGCCCGACCTGTTTCAGCGCATTCTCGATTTTGAACGCGCGTCGGAACGCATCATTTTTGAGGGGGAACACTGGAGCGCGTTCGTACCGTTTGCTGCGCGCTGGCCACTTGAGGTGCACCTCATGCCGCACCGCCACGTGCCGGACTTTGCGGCGACCAGCGAGGCTGAGCGTGATGAGCTCGCGCACCTGTACCTGCGGCTGTTGCGCGGTGTTGACGCGCTCTATGACACCCCGACGCCCTACATTGCGGCGTGGCATCAGGCGCCCGTGAACGTCGGGCGTGACACCGTGCGGTTGCACCTGCAACTCACGAGCCCGCGTCGCGCTGCCGACAAGATGAAGTACTTGGCAGGTTCCGAAGCCGCAATGTGGGCGTGGGCTGCTGAAGTCACACCGGAACAGGGCGCGAAACGCCTCCGCGAAGCCATCGAGCGCGCGCACGCGTGA
- the galK gene encoding galactokinase: MTQPTLAPHEAASALFNELTGHAPMGLWSAPGRVNLIGEHTDYNEGFVLPFAISHRTVAAVGLRDDGRIRVASTFAEEPVEVHLADLAQVFPTAPGSAPAVPEWAAYPLGVAWALLDGRSASGTGVDIAIASEVPVGAGLSSSAAIEGATASALNELWNLGLSAKELASIGRTAENEAVGAPTGIMDQTASMLGAPDAAIFLDCRLLDSELVPLGMAEAHLAILVIDTHVKHAHATGGYRDRRDACERGAAVMGVAALRDLSVADLARAAELMDDVTFRRVRHIVTENQRVLDTVAALRTHGARAIGDLLVASHASMRDDFEISVAELDTAVEAALAAGALGARMTGGGFGGAAIALVEAAAVDAVSDAVVAAFADAGFAEPHLFTVSPSAGARRNK; this comes from the coding sequence GTGACTCAGCCCACACTCGCCCCCCACGAAGCCGCGTCGGCGCTCTTTAACGAGCTCACGGGGCACGCGCCGATGGGACTGTGGTCAGCGCCAGGGCGCGTCAATCTGATCGGCGAACACACCGATTACAACGAGGGTTTCGTGCTTCCCTTTGCGATCTCGCACCGTACGGTCGCGGCGGTTGGGCTGCGCGATGACGGCCGCATTCGTGTGGCATCAACCTTTGCGGAAGAACCGGTCGAGGTGCATCTCGCCGATCTCGCCCAGGTGTTTCCGACGGCCCCTGGTTCCGCGCCCGCGGTGCCTGAATGGGCCGCATATCCGCTGGGCGTGGCATGGGCTTTGCTCGACGGGCGTTCCGCTTCTGGTACCGGTGTCGACATTGCCATCGCCTCCGAGGTTCCGGTCGGTGCTGGTCTCTCGTCGTCTGCCGCCATCGAAGGCGCGACAGCGTCGGCACTGAATGAACTGTGGAACCTGGGGCTCAGTGCGAAAGAGCTGGCGAGTATTGGGCGCACGGCTGAAAACGAAGCCGTCGGCGCACCGACCGGCATCATGGATCAGACCGCGTCCATGCTGGGCGCTCCAGACGCCGCGATTTTTCTCGACTGCCGCTTACTCGACAGTGAGCTGGTTCCGCTGGGCATGGCCGAAGCGCATCTTGCGATTTTGGTGATCGATACTCACGTCAAGCACGCCCACGCGACCGGCGGCTACCGTGATCGGCGCGATGCCTGCGAACGTGGCGCTGCCGTCATGGGCGTCGCAGCGTTGCGTGATCTTTCGGTCGCTGACCTTGCCCGTGCGGCCGAGCTGATGGATGACGTGACGTTTCGCCGGGTGCGTCACATCGTGACCGAGAATCAGCGCGTGCTCGACACCGTGGCGGCGCTGCGCACGCATGGCGCCCGTGCGATTGGCGACCTGCTCGTTGCCTCGCACGCGTCAATGCGCGATGACTTCGAAATTTCCGTTGCTGAGCTTGACACTGCGGTCGAAGCGGCGCTGGCCGCCGGCGCACTGGGGGCGCGAATGACGGGCGGTGGTTTCGGTGGCGCGGCGATCGCACTCGTTGAGGCCGCTGCTGTCGACGCAGTGTCGGATGCCGTGGTGGCCGCGTTCGCCGACGCTGGCTTTGCGGAACCGCACCTCTTTACGGTGTCGCCGTCAGCGGGAGCGCGCCGCAACAAATAA
- a CDS encoding LLM class flavin-dependent oxidoreductase — MKKIGFLSFGHWTPHPDSQTRSARDVLHQSIDLAVAAEEIGADGAYFRVHHYARQLASPFPLLAAIGAKTSKIEIGTGVIDMRYENPLYMAEDAGAADLISDGRLQLGVSRGSPEQVVDGYKYFGYDAPEGMTMADVARNNTETFLQVIDGARFAEPNPRPMFPNPHPGALGIEPQSAGLRDRIWWGAGSNATAVWAAQAGMNLMSSTLKADESGKPFHIQQREQIDAFRDAWKEAGHEREARVSVSRSIFALTSDEDYRYFGFDRDTDDQIGTIGGDPIGRAIFGRSFAAEPEALIEQLRGDEAIEAADTLLLTVPNQLGVAYNTHVIESIIKHVAPALGWR, encoded by the coding sequence ATGAAGAAAATCGGCTTCCTCTCTTTCGGGCACTGGACTCCTCACCCGGACTCCCAAACCCGCTCGGCTCGTGACGTGCTGCACCAGTCGATCGACCTCGCGGTCGCCGCGGAAGAAATCGGCGCCGACGGCGCATACTTCCGTGTGCACCACTACGCCCGCCAGCTCGCTTCTCCCTTCCCGCTCCTGGCGGCGATCGGCGCGAAGACATCCAAGATCGAAATCGGTACGGGCGTCATCGACATGCGCTACGAAAATCCGCTCTACATGGCGGAAGATGCGGGAGCCGCCGACCTCATTTCCGATGGCCGACTTCAACTCGGCGTGAGCCGTGGGTCACCCGAGCAGGTCGTCGATGGCTACAAGTACTTTGGCTATGACGCTCCCGAAGGCATGACGATGGCTGACGTCGCGCGCAACAACACCGAGACATTTCTTCAAGTCATCGACGGTGCACGTTTCGCCGAGCCCAATCCGCGGCCAATGTTCCCAAACCCACACCCGGGCGCACTCGGTATCGAGCCGCAGTCCGCTGGGCTCCGTGATCGCATTTGGTGGGGTGCGGGGTCTAATGCCACCGCCGTCTGGGCAGCCCAAGCTGGCATGAACTTGATGAGCTCGACGCTGAAGGCCGATGAAAGCGGTAAGCCTTTCCACATTCAGCAGCGTGAGCAGATCGATGCCTTCCGTGACGCGTGGAAGGAAGCCGGCCATGAGCGCGAAGCTCGTGTCTCGGTGAGCCGATCCATTTTTGCGCTCACGTCAGACGAGGACTACCGCTACTTCGGCTTCGACCGCGATACCGACGATCAGATTGGCACCATCGGCGGCGACCCCATCGGCCGCGCCATCTTTGGCCGCTCGTTTGCTGCTGAGCCCGAAGCTCTCATCGAGCAGCTTCGCGGCGACGAGGCGATCGAAGCCGCAGACACCCTGCTCCTCACCGTGCCTAATCAGCTCGGCGTTGCCTACAACACGCACGTGATCGAGTCGATCATTAAGCACGTAGCCCCCGCGCTCGGCTGGCGCTAA
- a CDS encoding TetR/AcrR family transcriptional regulator produces MNQPAVISARPGKKAPHEPRRPGEHRQSAEVRERILDATLEVARESGYRGLTIARVSAASGYPSGSVYWHFENKDGLLRAALDISFERQDDAFQTFAPREGETAHEYVDRSFDNIRGSQEPWEFWRIGVTLISDEMAPEKLTLQRFREIRVEARAMYARWWAAVLPRTTGSVPGHTPEDFADLMLVIHDGFDVSLASGDSSGRQIDVFAAAFHAMVDVVERAAT; encoded by the coding sequence ATGAATCAGCCCGCTGTGATCTCCGCGCGACCGGGGAAAAAGGCACCCCACGAGCCCCGCCGGCCAGGTGAACACCGCCAGAGCGCCGAAGTTCGCGAACGCATTTTGGACGCGACGCTCGAGGTTGCGCGTGAAAGCGGTTACCGCGGCCTCACGATCGCTCGCGTTTCGGCGGCGTCTGGCTATCCTTCCGGCAGCGTCTACTGGCATTTCGAGAACAAAGATGGCCTCTTGCGGGCCGCTCTCGACATCAGCTTCGAGCGTCAGGATGACGCGTTCCAGACGTTCGCGCCACGCGAGGGCGAGACCGCGCACGAGTATGTTGATCGATCGTTCGACAACATTCGTGGTTCCCAAGAGCCGTGGGAGTTCTGGCGCATCGGCGTCACGCTCATTAGTGACGAAATGGCCCCCGAAAAGCTGACGTTGCAGCGCTTCCGCGAGATCCGCGTCGAAGCGCGTGCCATGTATGCGCGGTGGTGGGCAGCCGTGCTTCCGCGCACCACTGGTTCCGTCCCCGGCCACACGCCAGAAGACTTCGCCGACCTCATGCTCGTCATCCACGATGGATTCGACGTTTCGCTTGCTTCTGGCGACTCCAGCGGTCGCCAAATTGACGTGTTCGCTGCCGCGTTTCACGCGATGGTCGACGTCGTCGAACGCGCCGCTACATGA
- a CDS encoding ASCH domain-containing protein — protein sequence MAETQLIDTFWLVCREALPHLPTQAPEAWAFGATPAHADELLALVLAGIKTATASSLWDHEHTGEPVPEVGWLNIILDGEGHPRALLETVAVDVVPFAKVTPDHAFAEGEGDRTLATWRDIHERYWRDHSDSPKRFAPEMPVVCEQLRLLFST from the coding sequence ATGGCTGAAACGCAACTCATCGACACCTTTTGGCTGGTCTGTCGGGAAGCTCTGCCGCACCTGCCTACGCAAGCACCGGAAGCATGGGCCTTTGGTGCGACACCCGCGCACGCGGATGAACTTCTCGCCCTCGTGCTCGCCGGTATCAAGACCGCGACCGCATCGTCGCTCTGGGACCACGAGCACACGGGAGAACCCGTACCAGAAGTGGGTTGGCTGAACATCATTCTTGACGGTGAGGGCCATCCGCGGGCGCTCCTCGAAACAGTCGCTGTTGACGTGGTTCCGTTCGCCAAGGTGACGCCCGATCACGCGTTTGCCGAGGGCGAGGGCGACCGCACACTCGCGACCTGGCGTGACATTCACGAACGATACTGGCGAGATCATTCCGATAGCCCGAAGCGCTTCGCCCCGGAGATGCCGGTGGTTTGCGAACAGCTACGGCTGCTGTTCAGTACCTAG
- a CDS encoding flavin reductase family protein, producing the protein MSATVLDHERRNEIDAMVFRETLGNFPTGVVAVTAMVNGQPAGMVVGSFTSVSLDPPLVAYLPTKSSASYATLRQADRFCVNVLSVEHEQLCRRFASKNVDKFADVQWHLSESGSPRLEGAVAWIDCAVERTVDGGDHDIVLGRVLELEAAHHSSALLFYQGGYGGFRSRSLIAPFADNLREPLHAAHIAKTHMEALSDELDVACIAQAIVDHDIVIVAATGESSRTQIGRRMPFAPPFGAAFLTGGDLDEGVTQWTSHLRVTDEQRAAYRLKLETIAARGWSYGLFTPRFDAIWAEIARTSAEPPTPAGARRHASLLDELLPYYDPPGLPQHDEQPRILTAPVWVAGRCPLVLALFGLSENMSPAELERLGERLRDTARAVAEELAAGA; encoded by the coding sequence ATGTCGGCAACGGTGCTGGATCATGAACGACGCAACGAGATTGATGCGATGGTTTTTCGCGAGACGCTTGGCAACTTTCCCACGGGTGTGGTGGCCGTCACGGCAATGGTGAACGGCCAGCCTGCGGGAATGGTCGTGGGGTCGTTCACGTCGGTGTCTCTCGACCCGCCTCTTGTTGCTTACCTGCCGACGAAGTCATCGGCCAGCTACGCCACGCTGCGGCAGGCCGACCGCTTCTGCGTCAACGTCTTGTCTGTTGAACACGAGCAATTGTGCCGACGCTTTGCGTCCAAGAACGTCGATAAGTTTGCGGATGTGCAGTGGCATCTATCTGAAAGCGGCTCGCCGCGACTCGAAGGTGCCGTTGCCTGGATCGACTGTGCGGTCGAGCGGACGGTCGACGGCGGCGATCATGACATTGTGCTGGGTCGCGTGTTGGAGTTGGAAGCAGCACACCACTCAAGTGCGCTCCTGTTCTATCAGGGCGGGTATGGCGGGTTCCGCTCGCGCTCCCTGATCGCGCCCTTCGCTGACAATCTTCGTGAGCCATTGCATGCGGCGCACATCGCCAAGACGCACATGGAGGCGCTCTCTGACGAGCTGGACGTCGCGTGTATTGCGCAGGCGATCGTCGATCACGACATCGTTATTGTGGCAGCGACGGGGGAGTCCTCACGCACGCAGATCGGTCGGCGGATGCCGTTTGCGCCGCCGTTTGGAGCCGCGTTCTTGACCGGGGGTGACCTGGATGAGGGCGTAACGCAATGGACCTCGCACCTCCGTGTCACTGATGAGCAACGAGCGGCTTACCGACTCAAGCTCGAGACCATCGCGGCCCGAGGCTGGTCATATGGCCTCTTCACTCCCCGCTTCGACGCAATCTGGGCAGAAATTGCGCGCACGAGTGCGGAACCACCGACACCGGCGGGTGCGCGACGGCACGCAAGCCTGTTGGATGAGCTCTTGCCCTACTACGACCCGCCGGGGTTGCCGCAGCATGACGAGCAGCCGCGAATCTTGACCGCACCCGTTTGGGTAGCGGGGCGCTGCCCATTGGTTCTTGCGCTGTTTGGGCTTTCGGAGAACATGTCGCCTGCTGAGTTGGAACGACTTGGCGAGCGGCTGCGAGACACCGCGCGTGCGGTCGCTGAGGAGCTTGCCGCCGGCGCTTAG
- a CDS encoding HNH endonuclease family protein, protein MSTVRDRRVRSARSFPNHPLSPNRRKTPSRYRRRRTHWSVKALVIFAIAVAVLVGSSLLASKGALPGADPTPTATLSAPATLPASPPTTVASGSVADPAAAIVALDALLTADGFGAPDYDRDHFGRRWADVDRNGCDTRNDMLGRDLTAPSFKPGTRECKVLAGTLTDPYSGVTIDFVSGPDTSPRVQIDHIVALAWAWRQGAHEWSPEQREAFANDPRNLRAAGEATNQAKSDSGPSGWLPPAADLQCRFVLEWVSVVVDYDLSINAKDRAAAQQVLHACPTA, encoded by the coding sequence GTGTCAACAGTGCGAGATCGGCGGGTGCGTTCCGCTCGATCCTTCCCGAATCACCCACTCTCGCCCAATCGCCGCAAGACTCCGTCGCGGTACCGGCGGCGGCGCACGCACTGGTCGGTAAAGGCCCTCGTCATTTTCGCCATTGCCGTCGCCGTGCTGGTTGGCTCGAGCCTGCTGGCATCGAAGGGGGCTCTCCCTGGTGCTGACCCCACACCGACGGCGACATTGTCAGCTCCGGCAACCCTTCCAGCATCTCCGCCAACAACGGTCGCTTCTGGTTCCGTCGCCGACCCTGCCGCCGCGATCGTCGCACTCGACGCGTTGCTGACGGCAGACGGATTCGGGGCGCCCGACTACGACCGCGACCACTTTGGTCGACGATGGGCTGATGTCGACCGCAACGGCTGCGACACCCGAAATGACATGCTCGGGCGCGACCTCACCGCACCATCGTTCAAGCCGGGTACGCGCGAGTGCAAAGTGCTCGCCGGCACGCTCACCGACCCGTACTCCGGAGTCACGATCGACTTCGTGAGTGGCCCCGATACGTCACCGCGCGTGCAAATCGATCACATCGTTGCGCTGGCGTGGGCCTGGCGCCAGGGCGCACACGAATGGTCTCCCGAGCAGCGTGAGGCGTTTGCCAACGACCCGCGCAACCTCCGAGCAGCTGGTGAGGCAACGAACCAGGCAAAGAGCGACTCGGGCCCGTCAGGGTGGCTACCACCGGCAGCAGACCTTCAGTGCCGCTTTGTGTTGGAGTGGGTATCCGTCGTGGTTGACTACGATCTCTCCATCAACGCGAAGGATCGCGCCGCCGCCCAGCAGGTGTTGCACGCCTGCCCCACGGCATAG
- a CDS encoding glycerate kinase, giving the protein MTRVVLAPDSFKGTITAVDAASALAEGWASVEPGAEFVFRPMADGGEGTVAAFATAVDGSALQPLTVTGPAGTPVASAWLRLPDGTAVIDLASTSGIELLDHLRPWDADSTGFGEAIAAALDGGATRIVVGIGSSASTDGGTGMLAALGARFLNAQGAAVPRGARGLADIATVDLSALREACSVIVLTDVNNPLIGPHGAAAVFGPQKGLTASEVSVVDAAMARLAAALGVDASMPGTGAAGGVGAALVAWGATLTPGAEAVAELIGLEAALMDADVLITGEGSYDAQSGAGKVPAFVSALAHKAHVTSMLAAGRIAPGANTTSFTAAVSLAEVAGSAASAIAEPARWLRAAGSALARSRTIDN; this is encoded by the coding sequence ATGACTCGCGTCGTGCTCGCCCCCGATAGCTTCAAAGGCACAATCACGGCAGTCGATGCCGCGAGCGCCCTGGCTGAGGGCTGGGCGTCGGTAGAACCGGGCGCCGAGTTTGTATTCCGCCCGATGGCCGACGGCGGCGAGGGCACTGTTGCGGCCTTTGCGACCGCGGTTGATGGTTCCGCTCTCCAGCCACTCACAGTAACCGGCCCGGCCGGCACCCCGGTGGCGTCGGCATGGTTGCGGTTGCCCGATGGCACAGCGGTGATCGATTTGGCATCGACAAGCGGCATCGAGTTGCTTGACCACCTGCGGCCATGGGATGCAGACTCGACGGGATTCGGCGAGGCCATCGCCGCAGCCCTCGATGGGGGCGCCACGCGCATCGTGGTGGGCATCGGTTCGAGCGCATCGACGGATGGTGGAACCGGCATGCTGGCAGCGCTCGGGGCGCGGTTTCTGAACGCGCAGGGTGCGGCTGTTCCCCGCGGCGCGCGCGGGTTGGCTGACATCGCGACCGTCGATCTGTCGGCGCTGCGCGAGGCTTGCTCGGTCATCGTGTTAACCGATGTCAACAATCCGCTGATTGGCCCGCACGGCGCCGCGGCAGTATTCGGGCCGCAGAAGGGACTGACCGCGAGCGAAGTCTCGGTGGTTGATGCCGCGATGGCGAGGCTTGCTGCCGCGCTCGGAGTTGACGCATCGATGCCCGGCACCGGTGCGGCAGGCGGGGTCGGTGCTGCGCTCGTGGCATGGGGTGCCACTCTGACTCCGGGAGCGGAAGCCGTGGCTGAGCTCATTGGCCTCGAAGCCGCGCTCATGGACGCCGATGTTCTTATTACCGGTGAGGGATCCTACGACGCGCAGTCTGGTGCGGGGAAGGTTCCGGCGTTCGTCTCCGCGCTCGCGCACAAAGCCCATGTCACGTCGATGCTGGCGGCTGGTCGCATCGCACCTGGTGCCAACACCACCAGCTTCACCGCCGCTGTCTCGCTCGCGGAGGTTGCTGGTTCCGCCGCATCCGCCATCGCAGAACCCGCACGGTGGCTCCGTGCGGCAGGCAGTGCGCTCGCCCGATCACGGACGATCGACAACTAG